One region of Hymenobacter sediminicola genomic DNA includes:
- a CDS encoding redoxin domain-containing protein: MSLRRISIIAAAALLFCTVAAVGVARAQGSRTVSDFSLKNSANADVALKSYTGSKAVVVVFLNPSCAYSKLYQNRLAALSSQYNGRGVQFMFINAPINLEASTDLGEAEKLKIKATADLPLLTDEGQKVSSLLGATKTPEVVLLQPAADGFAVRYKGAIDDNPLVEGDVKERYLQQALDNVLAGRPAGVADKRGAGCLIKRN; encoded by the coding sequence ATGTCTCTTCGCCGAATTTCCATCATTGCCGCTGCGGCGCTGCTGTTTTGCACGGTAGCCGCTGTGGGCGTGGCCCGTGCCCAGGGTAGCCGCACCGTGAGCGACTTCAGCCTGAAAAACAGCGCCAACGCTGATGTGGCCTTGAAAAGCTATACTGGTAGCAAAGCCGTAGTGGTGGTGTTTCTGAACCCAAGCTGTGCTTACTCCAAGCTGTACCAGAACCGCTTGGCGGCGCTTAGCTCGCAGTACAATGGCCGGGGTGTGCAGTTCATGTTCATCAATGCGCCCATCAACCTCGAAGCCAGCACCGACTTAGGCGAGGCCGAGAAGCTGAAAATCAAAGCCACCGCCGACCTACCCTTGCTCACCGACGAAGGCCAAAAAGTGAGCAGCCTGCTGGGCGCCACCAAAACGCCCGAAGTGGTATTGCTGCAACCTGCCGCCGATGGTTTTGCGGTGCGCTATAAAGGAGCCATCGACGACAACCCGCTGGTGGAAGGCGACGTGAAGGAACGCTACCTGCAGCAGGCCCTCGACAACGTGCTGGCCGGCCGACCGGCTGGCGTAGCAGACAAGCGCGGCGCCGGCTGCCTCATCAAGCGTAACTAA
- a CDS encoding DivIVA domain-containing protein codes for MKITALDIRQKTFEKAFRGLDKDEVQAFLLTLSQQWERMGDENRELRVKLDHATQDVSKMREVETSLYRTLKTAEDTGNSITEQAQRDAELRIREAQLKAEQLLADARQKARAVVEDAYQQAEKTVAEMQKEVSGLGQECQRLEAQLDGLVRDLHHLASDALDKVEKAKARPKASTAAILSRAASVKVNRQSSDSPETNAPMFVNTTSTSSVAAVAGASAASFGGSAASAAPEPKVAATQPSGYNPKPGQQPDPGAPAHAPGPEIERPGAPAENPGISPAPHIDPPAPSQVPEPDAPRVEPPAPDIRPVGPSHPEINQPSPVTHPGQPGMAVAAPAEKSFFDEI; via the coding sequence ATGAAAATCACCGCCCTCGATATCCGCCAGAAGACCTTTGAAAAAGCCTTTCGGGGGCTCGACAAAGACGAAGTGCAGGCGTTTCTGCTCACTCTCTCGCAGCAGTGGGAGCGGATGGGTGACGAAAACCGCGAGCTGCGCGTGAAACTGGACCACGCCACCCAGGACGTGAGCAAGATGCGCGAGGTAGAAACCAGCCTATACCGTACTCTTAAAACGGCCGAGGACACCGGCAACAGCATCACGGAGCAGGCCCAGCGCGACGCCGAGCTGCGCATCCGGGAGGCGCAGCTGAAAGCCGAGCAGCTGCTGGCCGATGCCCGCCAGAAAGCCCGCGCCGTAGTGGAAGATGCCTATCAGCAGGCTGAAAAAACGGTGGCTGAGATGCAGAAGGAGGTCAGTGGCCTGGGGCAGGAGTGTCAGCGCCTCGAAGCCCAGCTCGACGGCCTCGTGCGCGACCTGCACCACTTGGCCTCCGATGCGCTGGACAAAGTGGAGAAAGCCAAGGCCCGGCCCAAAGCCAGCACGGCGGCCATCCTTTCGCGGGCAGCCAGCGTAAAGGTGAATCGACAGTCTTCCGATTCACCCGAAACCAATGCTCCTATGTTTGTCAATACAACTTCCACTTCATCGGTAGCGGCAGTAGCTGGTGCTTCGGCTGCTTCGTTTGGCGGCTCGGCCGCATCCGCCGCGCCTGAACCTAAAGTTGCGGCAACCCAGCCCAGCGGCTACAACCCTAAGCCCGGCCAGCAGCCCGACCCCGGCGCCCCTGCTCATGCCCCCGGCCCCGAGATTGAGCGGCCCGGTGCTCCAGCCGAAAATCCTGGTATTTCGCCTGCTCCCCACATCGACCCGCCAGCGCCGTCGCAGGTGCCTGAGCCAGATGCCCCCCGTGTAGAGCCGCCAGCTCCTGATATCCGGCCAGTAGGCCCTAGCCACCCCGAAATCAATCAGCCTTCGCCCGTTACGCATCCTGGCCAGCCAGGTATGGCGGTAGCAGCACCCGCCGAGAAGTCTTTCTTCGATGAAATCTAG
- a CDS encoding WD40 repeat domain-containing protein: MPFLHRPQVQKLAALTGHLDCVYALAGTSGADTFYSAGADGMVAVWHTDEAAQDGALVAKVENSVYALRHLPDRNLLVIGHNFQGIQAIDLAEKKLVFATALPPAAIFDMVYSEARQRLYVALGDGTLAILRATDFKVESLLKLSDKSLRCLALHEERGELAVGGSDWRLRLLDADSLELKQEWEGGTNSIFTAGYSPDGRYLLTAGRDAHLRSWDVAAGYAEHRSIVAHLFTINHLAFSPDGALLATCSMDKSIKLWDAETLALLRVVDKARHAGHGTSVNKLFWPGRQNRLVSCSDDRSLAVWELT, translated from the coding sequence ATGCCCTTCCTCCACCGCCCGCAGGTTCAGAAGCTCGCCGCCCTTACCGGCCACCTCGATTGTGTGTATGCCCTGGCCGGCACGTCCGGCGCCGATACGTTCTACTCAGCCGGCGCCGATGGCATGGTGGCTGTCTGGCACACTGATGAGGCTGCGCAGGATGGCGCGTTGGTGGCGAAAGTGGAAAACTCAGTGTACGCGCTGCGGCACCTGCCCGACCGAAATCTGCTCGTCATCGGCCACAACTTTCAGGGAATTCAGGCAATTGATCTGGCCGAGAAAAAGCTGGTATTTGCCACCGCGCTACCGCCGGCCGCCATCTTCGACATGGTGTATTCCGAAGCCAGGCAGCGCCTATACGTGGCCCTCGGCGACGGAACGCTTGCCATACTCCGGGCTACTGATTTCAAGGTGGAAAGCCTACTGAAGCTCTCCGACAAAAGCCTGCGCTGCCTGGCGCTGCACGAGGAGCGGGGCGAGCTGGCCGTAGGCGGCTCCGACTGGCGCCTGCGCCTTCTGGATGCCGATTCGTTGGAGCTGAAACAGGAGTGGGAAGGCGGTACTAACTCCATCTTCACGGCGGGCTATTCGCCTGATGGCCGCTACCTACTCACGGCCGGCCGCGACGCCCACCTGCGCTCCTGGGATGTGGCCGCTGGCTACGCGGAACACCGCAGCATTGTGGCGCATCTGTTCACCATCAACCACCTCGCTTTTAGCCCCGATGGCGCTCTGCTGGCTACCTGCAGCATGGACAAAAGCATCAAGCTCTGGGATGCCGAAACCCTGGCCCTTCTGCGGGTGGTAGACAAGGCGCGGCACGCCGGGCACGGCACCTCCGTGAATAAGTTGTTTTGGCCGGGACGACAGAATAGGCTAGTTTCGTGTAGCGACGACCGGAGCCTGGCCGTTTGGGAGCTGACCTGA
- a CDS encoding transglutaminase-like domain-containing protein, whose translation MTNKEIKALISLLDDPEVAPQIQERIQTLGESIIPFLEESWEETLDPQQQQRLEDLIHHLQFEGLQQRLRVWRDSGGENLLEGMWLLNSFQYPDADLQSLNRAIEQLRFEVWTLLRPEMLPTEQVQVLNHVLFRAHKFAANTQNFHSPANSMLHRVLETRRGNPLTLCVIYLLVAQRLKLPVFGVNLPNLFVLTYRPETPLIESFYINCYNRGLILTRTDIEHYIAQLNLTSNDIFYEPCSHLDILRRALRNLQLSFEKLQEPAKAAEVAQLLTILTNEEQPATDAPEGEE comes from the coding sequence TTGACCAACAAAGAAATCAAAGCCCTTATCTCCCTGCTCGACGACCCAGAAGTCGCGCCGCAGATTCAGGAGAGAATCCAGACGCTGGGCGAGAGTATCATTCCGTTTCTGGAAGAATCGTGGGAAGAAACCCTGGACCCGCAGCAGCAGCAGCGCCTCGAAGACCTGATTCACCATCTGCAGTTTGAGGGGTTGCAGCAGCGCCTGCGCGTGTGGCGCGACTCGGGCGGCGAAAACCTGCTGGAAGGCATGTGGCTGCTGAACTCGTTTCAGTACCCCGATGCTGATTTGCAGAGCCTCAACCGCGCCATTGAGCAGCTGCGCTTCGAAGTCTGGACGCTGCTACGCCCCGAAATGCTGCCCACCGAGCAGGTGCAGGTGCTCAACCATGTGTTGTTTCGGGCGCATAAGTTTGCGGCCAACACCCAGAATTTCCACTCACCGGCTAACTCTATGCTGCACCGGGTGCTGGAAACCCGGCGTGGCAATCCGCTCACGCTGTGCGTGATTTATCTGTTGGTGGCCCAGCGCCTCAAGCTGCCCGTATTCGGCGTGAACCTGCCCAACCTGTTTGTGCTGACGTACCGCCCCGAAACTCCGCTGATTGAGTCCTTCTACATCAATTGCTACAACCGCGGACTCATTCTGACCCGCACCGACATCGAGCACTACATCGCGCAGCTCAACCTGACCTCCAACGACATTTTCTACGAGCCCTGCTCGCACCTCGACATTCTGCGGCGGGCCCTGCGCAACCTGCAACTTAGTTTCGAGAAGCTGCAGGAACCCGCTAAAGCGGCTGAAGTGGCTCAATTGCTGACTATCCTCACCAACGAAGAGCAGCCTGCCACCGACGCTCCTGAAGGCGAAGAATAA
- a CDS encoding 4'-phosphopantetheinyl transferase superfamily protein: MPLHSLSPISSQALLGLWQLTEPIEALWPLLPDLLHYTARFPYGRDETRTRQWLAGRVLAHRLLQELTDIPATLSNDANGRPFFEQLPELGVSLSHSGEWVAAVVARGAAVGTDIELVRPKAQKLAPRFLSEAERADAGSEAVKHSLYWSAKETLYKLHSRRGLVFKEQIVLDPFGLREAGVLTGHLLLENFRSQHQIHYQRPAPDYILTYTISETGG; encoded by the coding sequence TTGCCGCTTCATTCCCTCTCTCCTATTTCCAGCCAGGCGTTGCTGGGCCTGTGGCAGCTCACGGAGCCAATTGAGGCACTGTGGCCTCTGCTGCCGGACTTGCTGCACTACACCGCCCGCTTCCCCTATGGCCGCGACGAAACCCGCACCCGCCAGTGGCTGGCGGGCCGCGTGCTGGCCCACCGCCTGCTACAGGAGCTGACCGATATACCAGCTACCCTCAGCAACGACGCTAATGGCCGTCCGTTCTTCGAGCAGCTGCCAGAATTGGGCGTGTCGTTGTCGCACTCCGGCGAGTGGGTGGCAGCTGTGGTAGCGCGGGGCGCAGCCGTTGGCACAGATATTGAATTGGTAAGACCCAAAGCGCAAAAGTTGGCGCCGCGGTTTCTATCGGAAGCCGAACGGGCCGACGCCGGCAGCGAAGCAGTGAAGCACAGCTTATACTGGAGTGCCAAAGAAACACTCTACAAGCTGCATAGCCGCCGGGGCCTGGTGTTTAAGGAGCAAATTGTGCTCGACCCGTTTGGGTTGCGGGAGGCAGGTGTGTTGACGGGGCACCTGCTCCTAGAAAACTTCCGCAGCCAACACCAGATCCATTATCAGCGCCCAGCTCCCGATTACATCCTAACTTACACCATCAGTGAAACAGGTGGCTAG